A section of the Acidobacteriota bacterium genome encodes:
- a CDS encoding recombination regulator RecX yields MPRKKRSAYQIALDLLSRRDHFQNELVEKLRSRDVPADEIDAAIARCAQLDLINDHRVAERFVEIRAADRGWGPHRLAAELRQRGISAEDAERLSDLPADLAAAAMRTALRKAEIRAPTGWWRDGQRRARMVSSLITRGFEAEVAIAAVDELAASRENNHAFDDQ; encoded by the coding sequence ATGCCTCGAAAAAAAAGATCCGCCTATCAGATTGCCCTCGACCTCTTGTCCCGCCGCGATCATTTTCAGAACGAGTTGGTCGAAAAACTGCGATCCAGGGACGTGCCTGCCGATGAAATCGATGCTGCGATCGCACGTTGTGCACAGCTCGACCTGATCAACGACCACAGGGTTGCGGAACGGTTTGTCGAAATCCGTGCGGCCGACCGGGGATGGGGTCCGCACCGGCTGGCCGCCGAGCTCCGACAGCGGGGGATTTCGGCCGAGGATGCGGAACGGCTTTCGGACCTGCCAGCGGATCTGGCGGCTGCCGCGATGCGAACGGCCCTCCGAAAGGCCGAGATTCGCGCGCCCACGGGATGGTGGCGGGATGGTCAGCGCCGGGCACGGATGGTAAGCTCCCTCATCACTCGCGGTTTCGAAGCCGAGGTCGCGATCGCCGCCGTCGATGAGCTGGCGGCTTCCCGGGAGAACAACCATGCGTTCGATGACCAGTAA